The Triticum dicoccoides isolate Atlit2015 ecotype Zavitan chromosome 6A, WEW_v2.0, whole genome shotgun sequence genome has a window encoding:
- the LOC119318007 gene encoding uncharacterized protein LOC119318007 — MTMEEALISPELRDVLAKVAVFLLVQGLVYLILTNSSDVFSKNKRLRSLSFRPMRSMSVRRVLAPLSDVPVGTDDDSPSPSLSSSSSWSSRRWGKRHED; from the coding sequence ATGACCATGGAGGAGGCGCTCATCTCGCCGGAGCTGCGCGACGTGCTGGCCAAGGTGGCGGTGTTCCTGCTCGTGCAGGGGCTGGTGTACCTCATCCTCACCAACTCCTCCGACGTCTTCTCCAAGAACAAGAGGCTCCGGTCCCTCAGCTTCCGGCCCATGCGGTCCATGAGCGTGCGCCGCGTCCTGGCGCCGCTCTCCGACGTCCCCGTCGGCACCGACGACGACTCGCCCTCGCCGTCGCTGTCTTCGTCTTCGTCGTGGTCGTCGCGCCGCTGGGGTAAGCGCCACGAGGATTGA
- the LOC119318006 gene encoding uncharacterized protein LOC119318006: MMEEALISPELRDVLAKVAVFLLVQGLVYLILTNSSDVFSKSKRLRSLSFRPMRSMSVRRVLAPLSDDDSPSPSPSLFSSSSWSSRRWVAAKRIEQLGVRAVA; encoded by the coding sequence ATGATGGAGGAGGCGCTCATCTCGCCGGAGCTGCGCGACGTGCTGGCCAAGGTGGCGGTGTTCCTGCTCGTGCAGGGGCTGGTGTACCTCATCCTCACCAACTCCTCCGACGTCTTCTCCAAGAGCAAGAGGCTCCGGTCCCTCAGCTTCCGGCCCATGCGGTCCATGAGCGTGCGCCGCGTCCTGGCGCCGCTCTCCGACGAcgactcgccctcgccctcgccttcGCTGTTTTCGTCTTCTTCGTGGTCGTCGCGCCGCTGGGTAGCCGCAAAGAGGATTGAGCAGCTTGGAGTCAGAGCGGTTGCTTAG